TTCATACGTTAATTATTATTTAGGCAAAAGAACCAGTGCATACGATCAAGTAGGTTGGAAGTGCTATTTTCCCGGATATGAGGGCCGGCGCAATTGTCTGGAAGGAGGATAACAGGATGAGTGAAAGAACGGGGCGGGCAGTAAGTTTTGCGGAGAAAGAGCAGGCGGCTGACAGGGGCTGCTGCGGGCCTGAACACGGTCATTTCCATGCACATGACCACTGCCATGAAGAAGAATCCCAGGCGTCTGACGAGGGGTGTTGCGGACACGGGCATAGCCATTCGCATGGACATGACCACTCCCGCCAGGAAGAATCGCAGGTGTCTGCTGCGGGGTGCTGCGGGCACGGGCACAGCCATGCGCATGGGCAAGAGGCTGGCATATCCGGCAATCATGCGCCGGGCCATCCCGCCAATTGCGAGTGTGAAATCTGCCACCCCCATGCCGATTATTGTGATATCTGCGGGGAAAGCCTGGGCAACTGTACCTGCCGGATGCCGGATGAAGACTGCGTCAAGAAGGTCTATCTTCTGCAAAATCTGGGCTGTGCCAATTGCGCCGCCAAGATGGAATACAAAATCAGGGAACTGCCTGGCGTAAAATATGCGGTGGTAAGCTTTGTTACCAAACAACTACGGTTATCGGCGGCGGATCATGAAAACATTCTGCCTCAGATCCAGGCGATTTGTTCTGAAATCGAGCCGGATGTTAAGGTATTGGCGCGCAAGGAAAGTGTTTCCGCCGGCTTACAGACCAAAACTTATCTGCTGGAAAATCTGGGCTGCGCCAATTGCGCGGCAAAAATGGAAGAAAGAATCAACGCGCTGGAGGGAGTAGCTCAGGCTACGATAACTTATGCAACGAAGCAACTGCGGGTAATTGCCAAATCACCGGACGAGCTGCTGGCTGCGATGCAGGAAATCTGCACAGCCGTGGAAGCCGGAGTGAGAATTGTGGAGCGCGCCCCTAAAGGCAAGCCGGGGGAAGCCGCTGATGCGGTTTCGGCGCAGGGACAAACACCGGCATTCTCGGAGGAAAAACGAGCTTTACTGGAAATTGGCGCCGGCGCCGGGTTGTTTATTCTGGCGCAGTTCGTAGGGGCTGTGCCTGAGCCGGCGCTTGTACCGTTATTTGTTTTGGCTTATGTGATTTTGGGCGGGCGGATCGTATTAACGGCATTGAAGAACCTGACCCGGGGCCACATTTTTGATGAAAATTTTCTTATGACGATAGCAACTTTAGGTGCATTTGCGATTAAAGAATTTCCCGAAGCGGTTGGCGTTATGCTGTTTTACCGTATTGGTGAATATTTTGAGCATAAGGCTGTGGCCAAGAGCCGCGGGCAGATTATGGACGCGGTCGATATGCGTCCGGAAGTGGTCAACCTGCTTATCGGCGAGGAAGTACGCATTAAACATGCCGAAGAAATTCATGTGGGAGATATCTTGCTGGTAAGGCCAGGGGATCGCATACCGCTGGATGGTGTTGTGATTGAGGGCGAAAGCCGGATTGATACTTCGCCGGTGACGGGCGAACCGGTGCCGGTGCGCGTTACATTCGGCGACAATGTCACTTCCGGCTGCCTGAATACGTCCGGTGCTTTAAAAATCCGGGTGGAAAAAATTCTTGAGGAATCGATGGTCAGCCGCATCCTGGACGCAGTGGAAAACGCCGCCGCCAACAAGCCGCAGATTGAGCGGTTTATTACCCGCTTCGCCCGCGTCTATACGCCGGTTGTCGTGGCCGGCGCCGCCGCCACCGCAATTATTCCGTCCCTGGTCACCGGCAACTGGGATTATTGGATTTATACCGCGTTGACTTTTCTGGTCATCAGTTGCCCGTGCGCACTGGTACTGAGTGTGCCGCTTAGCTTTTTCGCCGGTATTGGCGCCGGCTCGAAGAAAGGGATTTTATTTAAGGGCGGAGCGTCTCTGGAGGCAATGCGGCAGGTTAAGGCCGTGGTGATGGATAAGACAGGAACCATTACCCAGGGGAATTTTATTGTGCAAAGCGTGGTTCCGGCGGCGGATATTGACGCTGATTTACTGTTAGCGCTAGGCGCCAGCAGCGAATTGTCCTCCAACCATCCCATTGCGGTCAGTATCACGGAGGCAGCCAAAGAAAAAGGCCTGGCGCTTGAACGCCCGTCGGCTGTGGAGGAGATCGCCGGGAAAGGCGTTAAAGCAACGGTCGAGGCAGGCGAAGTATTATGCGGCAGCCGCCGGCTGATGGACATGTTTCATGTTTCCCTGGCGGAATATCAGGGCAAGCAGTTCGGCACAGAAGTGTTTGTCGCTGTAAATGGTAAATTTGCCGGCTATATTCTGATCGCCGATACGATTAAAGAGGATGCACCGGCGGCCATTGCCGCCATCAAAAAACTGGGGATTATTACGGCCATGCTGACCGGCGATTCCGAGAGCGAGGCCCAGGCAGTGGCTGCAGCTACCGGTATTGATGATGTGCGGGCGAAACTGCTGCCGCAGGATAAGCTGGCTCAGCTGGAGCAGCTCCGGTCGCAATACGGCGATGTAATGTTTGTCGGCGACGGCATCAATGATGCGCCGGTACTGGCCGGCGCCAATGTCGGGGCGGCGATGGGCAGCGGCGCGGATGCGGCGATTGAGGCGGCCGATGTCGTATTTATGACCTCTCAGGTGCAGGCGATTCCTGAAGCGCTGGAAATTTCCCGCAGCACCAACCGGATTGCCTGGCAGAATGTCACGGTTGCCCTGGCGGTAAAGGGCCTGGTCATGGTTTTGGGCTTGGCCGGTTTTGCGTCCATGTGGATGGCGGTATTTGCCGATACCGGCGTATCCATATTGTGTGTGCTAAATTCCATGCGTTTATTATATGGCGGCAAATAGCCGCAAAAATTGGCCTCGCGGGGTGTCCTACAATGCTTATGTTGTATGACACCCTGATTTTATTAGTTCTCTTTTCTTTTCATAAGCATAAGTATATACAAAATGACAAAACCTGGTTGCCGGTTGAGCAAAATGGAGGTGCGCTGATGCTGTCACCAAGTCTGGAGGATTATCTGGAAGAAATCTACCGTTTGTCTTTGACCACCGAAACGGTCCGGGTTACCGATATCAGCCGCAAGCTGCGCGTTTCGACCCCGTCGGTAACAAAAGCAATGCGGCGTTTGCTGGCCAAGGGGTTTATTACCCATCAGAAATACGGTTTGATTGGGGTAACCGAAAAAGGCCGGATAATGGGCAGTTTTTTGATTGAACGCAATCAGACTTTACAGGAATTTTTAATGCTTATCCGGGTGCATTGCGATATTTCCGCCGAGGCTGAATCGATTGAACATTATCTTTCCAATTCAACGATTGATTCGTTTAAGTCGCTGGGCCTGTTTATGCAAAATAATCCTGATGTATATAAGCGCTATCTGGAATTTATGGAGTCGCCGACCGCTCCTGCTGAAGCTTCACCGGTCGAGGCGGGCATTGTTCCCGATGATACCGGGGATGATTCAGCCTGAGAAAAAATGAGGGACCAATCCCGGAATTGGCCGAAAATATCAAAAAACAGTCTGTATAAACCATTACAAGGCTGAAAAGGGCCCGAACGCAAGGGGATGCAGGAAAATCAGCGCTGTTTATCGCGCGGAATTTTTGCATCCCCTTGCGTTCAGAGGTATAAAGAATACTGACTTTTTAGGCCAAACCCAGCAGGCGGGCTGTTTGGGCGATTACAAAACAAACGGTCAGGCCGGTAACCGCAGGCAGCAGGAAGGTTAAGAACGTCCATTTGGCGCTGCCGGATTCTTTATAAGCGGACAGCAGGGCAGTGGTGCAGGGCCAGTGCAGCAGGCAGAACAGCATGGTGCACAGGGCGGTCAGCCAGGTCCAGCCATGGCTGATGAAAATTGCTCTCAGTTCAGCTAAAGATTCAACTTCAATTATGTACCCGGTCGATAAATAACTCATCAATAAGATGGGCACCACAATCTCGTTGGCGGGCAGGCCCAGGATGAAAGCCAGCAGGATAAAACCGTCCAGGCCGATGGCATAAGCCAAAGGCTGCAGAAATCCGGCCAGGTGGAGGAGAATGCTGGCGTCCCCTATGTATATGTTGGCTAACGCCCAGGTCAGAGCGCCGGCCGGTGCGGCCATGATTACGGCCCGTTTCAGTACGAACAGGGTCCGGTCGATCAGTGACCGGTAAAAAACGGCGCCAAACTGAGGCCGGCGATAAGGCGGCAGTTCCAGAACCATGGAGGAGGCTTGCCCTTTCAGTATGGTGTGCGACAACAGCCAGGATACGGCAAAGGTAATCAGCACACCCAGCAATACCAGGCCGGTAATCATCAGCGCGGTAATTTGCGTCGTATATTCTTCGGCGAAAGTGCCGCCGACAAAAATGGCGGCAATGGCAATGAGTGTGGGGAACCGGCCGTTGCAGGGAACAAAGTTGTTGGTAATGATGGCAATCAAACGTTCCCGCGGCGAGTCAATGATCCGGCAGGAAACGATTCCGGCGGCATTACAGCCAAAACCCATGCACATCGTAAGAATCTGTTTGCCGCAGGCTTTGCATTTTTTAAAGATGCTGTCCAGATTAAAGGCCACCCGCGGCAGATAGCCAAGGTCCTCCAGCAGGGTAAACAAGGGGAAAAATATGGCCATTGGCGGCAGCATGACAGAAACAACCCAGGCCAGGCCGCGATATAAACCCAGTACCAGCACGCCGTGAAGCCATGCCGGGGCGTTTACCGCCTGAAAGCAGCCGGTGAGCACATCCTGCAGGCCAAATAAGACGGTGGCCAGCATTGCTGAAAACACATTGGCTCCTTCAATCGTAATCCAAAATACTGTCCCTAACAGGGCCAGCATAATCGGATAACCGAACAACCGGGAGGTCAGCACATCGTCGATCCGGGTATCCCAGCCTTTGGCGGCAGGCGGTTTAGTTACCGTTTTAGCGGCGATGGCTTCGGCGTTGGCATAGATATCGGTTACGATTTTGTCGCCAAGCTTGTTGTCATTGCGCAGGCGGATGCATTCCGCCTCGAGGCAGACCTCGGCCAAGGTGGTGATTGGCTGTACTTTCATCCGGCGGCCTCCCTGTTCGCGGGCCGGCGATTCAGTTCCAAATGGCAGCTGATGCTGTCAACAAAGCTCTGGTCGCCATCCAACAGCCGGAGCGCTATCCACCGGGCGGGTAATTTGCTGTAGATCAGGCATTCGATTTTTGGCAGCAGCAGCAGCAGCGCTGTTTCAACTTCCGGTGAATAGCTGATTTGCCTGGGCGATGTCTGTCTGGCGCCGCTGGCTACTTCATACAGAGCGGCCAGTAAATCATCCAAGCCTTCTTTGCTGCGGGCCGCCGCAGCTATTACCGGTACGCCCAGCTCCTGCTCCAGGGCGGCGATATCGACCTGAATGTTTTTCTTTTTGGCTTCATCAATTAAGTTTACACACACAACTACGTTTGGCGTGATTTCCATCACCTGCAAAGCTAAATTCAAATTGCGCTCAAGGCAGGTGGCATCCAGGATAACCAGCGTTACATCCGGCTGGCCGAAGCAGATGAAATCCCGGGCTACTTCTTCTTCCACCGTATGAGCCAGAATCGAGTATGTTCCCGGCAGGTCAACCAGCAAAAAGTCCTGATTCCGGTAGGTAAACGTTCCCTGGGCGTTATCGACGGTTTTACCCGGCCAGTTGCCGGTATGCTGGCGCAGGCCGGTAAGCGCGTTGAAAACAGTGCTTTTGCCGACATTCGGATTACCGGCCAAGGCCACAACCAACTGGCCTTCCGCCGGGAGAATTCCGAAATGCTCGCGCAAAACCCGTTGGCGGCTGGCTGGGCAGATGCTCATTGCAATCCCTCCTGTTGGACAAGGTATACCTTAATTTGAGTGGCGTCTTCATGCCGCAAGGCAATCACCGAATCCCGCACCTTAAACGCGATTGGATCGCCCGAAGGGCTGCGGCGGATACATTCTACGGCTGTACCGGGCACCATGCCCATATCCAGAATTCTTCGTCTTAACAGTCCGTGAAGCTCTATGGCTGCAACCCGGCACGACTCGCCTGCGGTTAGGGCTGATAAGGCAATGGGGTGCTTTGCATTCACTTGGCAGAACCTCCTATTGCTATTAGCTCCAGGCAACAATAACGTGAAAAAAAATTGCTGTTGTATAGTAACGGGCTTTGGCCAGGTTAGCTGTAGTTTTAGCGAATGTTACCTGTCTTTTGTATGCTATGATGAGTCCTTGGCGAGTGTTACCGCCGGCGGCAATTTTTGCTGCGCGCAAAAGGCTTTTCCGCCGCATAAGCGGGCGGTTATGTTTCCCCTGCCCGCCCCAATGGCGGCTGCGAAAAAATGTTTGACTATTCAAACTACAAATGCTATGATTAGCTTACTGAATATCCTCATTTAACTGAATACGCGGTATAGGTGCCCTAAGGGGCTTAATAGGGAAGTCCGGTGTAATGCCGGCGCGGTCCCGCCACTGTAATGGAGAGCAAACCCAATAAATGCCACTGAGATGATCATCTTGGGAAGGTTTGGGGAAGCAATGATCCAGAGCCAGGAGAACTGCCTATATGTCAATCACCGTTATACTCACGAGCGATGGGGAAGGGGATTTTGCACAATTGTGTTTATCATCTTCCTGGCTGCCTTTTTATAGCCAGGTTTTTTATTGATATTCAATTTTGGTCAAAAAACCTCCCGTCAGGGAGGTTTTTTTACACTCTAAGCGTATCTTGCGTGGAGAGTTTTCATTGCTCATAAGGTAGAATGTTTTGGTTGCGCCTGGGAACGCAACGCCGTCCTGTATGCTTACAGGACTTCCCTTTTTCAATTCTCAATTTAATATAAAACGGCCGGGAAAGGAGATGCGCAGTCAGCGGCGATAAATGGAATTGTTTCTAAACCGGATAGGCTATTCATTTGGAAAGGACGAGGACAAGCAATGAAAAATTTAATGAGATTTAGTTTAAGTATTGCCTTGCTTTGCGCTGTGGTATTTGGTTTTGGCGCAATCAGCGCAACTGCAGTTGAGGCGGCGTCCAAAAAGGCGATTGTTGTGACCAGTTTCGGGACAACCTTTGACGATCAGCGCAGGGACAGTATTGAAAGCGTGGAAAACAAAATTAAGACCGGCTTTCCCGACTATGAAGTACGCCGGGCATTTACTTCCAAAATTGTGATGAAACGTCTGGCTGAACGCGGTATTTACGTTGACAGCCTTGAGCAGGCGTTGGAAAAGCTCCGGCAGGAAGGCTATAAAGAGGTTGTCGTTCAACCCACCCTGTTCACTCCCGGTGAGGAATATGACAATAAGATCGTTGCGGTGGTGCATCAGTATGCCCATGCGTTTGATAAACTTGTCGTCGGTCGTCCGGCGGTGACTTTTACCGGCGCTCACGGGACGCCCAATGATTATGCGATTGCCGCAAAAGCCTTAAAAACTCAGCTGCCGGTACTGCAGCTGGCTGACCGCGCGGTAGTATTTATGGGGCATGGCTCGCCGAATCATGTAAACCCTGTTTACAGCCGCCTGCAGGAACAGCTTGACGCTGCCGGGGCCAATGCGGTTATCGGGGTTGTTGAGCCTACCGGACCGACCATTGAAGATGTACAAGCCAGTTTGAAAGAGAGAGGCGTCAAAAGAGTAATTTTAATGCCCCTCATGGTGGTGGCCGGCGATCATGCCAATAACGATATGGCCGGGGATGAGGAAGATTCCTGGAAAAATATCCTGCTTGCCGACGGTTATCAAGTGAGCGTTTATGTTCACGGCTTAGGGGAGAATGCGGCCTTTCAGGATATTTACGTTCAGCATGTACGGGATGCTGTGTATGGAAATTACCAAAAGGCTCATCATGGTTCGAAAAAATAATTGATCAGCAGTTAAGCCTGAGGCAGCCCTGAAATTTTTTCAGGACTGCCTAGGGTTTTTTGTCTTTTTATATGGTATACTTAATTTTGGTTTTTTTAACCATTTGGCTAGCAAAACCAAATTCGCGCCAGCGGCTTTGTTATTAGGAGGTATTTATGTCAGGAGTTTTTTATGGTGTTGGTGTAGGTCCGGGCGATCCGGAACTTTTAACAGTCAAAGCAATTAAGGCAATTGAAGCGGCAGATGTGATTATTGCTCCCAAAACCGAAAAGAAAGAGGGGAGTGTGGCTTTAACGATTGCCAGCCCCTATCTGAAACCGGATGTGGAAATTCTGACACAGGTTTTCCCGATGGTCTCCGACACCGAAATTTTAACCGAAGCCTGGGCAAGCAACAAACAGACGATTTTAACGCTGTTGGCCGCGGGGAAAAAAGTGGTTTTTTTAACTTTAGGCGATCCGATGTTTTATAGTACCTATATCTATGTGTTCCGCCTGCTGGGAGACTCCGGCTATCCGATTGAAACCATACCGGGTATCACCGCTTTTTGCGCAATTGGCAGCAAGCTGGGCTATCCGCTGGTAGAGGGAAACAACATTCTAAGCATTATTCCGGCGACAATAGAACAGGATAAGCTGGATAAAGCTTTGGCGCTGTCTGATAATGTTGTATTAATGAAGGTTTATAAAAACTATCAGGATGTGGTGGCAAAGCTTAAGCGTCACCAACTGGCCGACAACGCGGTGATGATCAGCCGGTGCGGTTTGCCGGGCGAAGAAGTGGTGCATGAACTGCACACGGCCGGCGATAAAAAAATAAATTATCTCTCCACTATTCTAGCCCGGCGGATCTAGCCAGGCCTAATGCAGTGAATACTGACGGTCTATTTTCCGCAAGCCTTCGTTGTCGTCGGTCGGCATACTCCCGGTATGCCTCCCTCCTCCGCCTTGTCTTGCGAAAAATAGCCTCGCCATTATTCTACCGTTTTAAGGCTGACAAGGTACTAATACCGTGCGGCGGGAATGACGGAAAATCGAGGTGGCTGAAGTGCTGGTTACGAAATTTACCAAACTGCTGGTGGTCGGCTTGGCGCTGGCGGCGGTATTGACGGGATGCGGACGCAGTCCGGCGCCGGAAACGGGCGGCAATAGGACAGCCTCCCCGCCTTTTCTTTCGCTGACGGATGATGTCGGGCGGGCAGTGGCGTTACCGCGGCAACCGGAAAAAATCATTGTGTTGTCGGCGTCATTTTTAGATTTACTGTCTGCGGTTGACGGCAAGGTTATTGGCCGGCCCAGCTCCAAGACCGGTGAAATCCCGGCTGCTGCCCAGAGCGCTGAGGAAATCGGTTATGTTTATAATATTAATATTGAAAAAGTAGTCGCTTTGCAGCCTGACCTGGTCATTGCTTATCAGGGTATTCATGAGAAACTGCTGCCAATTCTGGAAAGTAATCAGATCCCGGTTATGATGGTAAGAATGCGTACGTATCAAGATGTTGTCGATAAATTAAAATTATTCGGCAGGATTGCCGGAAGCGGCGGCAAGGGGGAGGCGCTTGCCGGCCAGCTTGAGGAGCAGCGGGCGGCGTTGCTGGACAAAGTGCCGGAAAGAGCGGTTAAAGTGGCTATTTTACATGCTACCGCCAAAAACGTAACAGTTGAACTGGAAAACAGTATTGCCGGCAGCATTGCGCAGCAACTGCGTTTGCGCAATGTAGCAACCGGCAGCCGTCCGTTGGAAAGTGATCCCGACGCTACTCCTTACAGTTTGGAAAAGCTGGTTGAAGCGGATCCTGATATGATTTTTGTGGTTACCATGGGCCAGGCTGAGGATATTGAAAAACGGATGAAAGCTGATGTGGAAAGTAACCCGGCCTGGTCTGCCTTAGCCGCCGTGCAAAATAAACAGGTGTTTTTTCTGCCGCAGGAGTTGTTTTTGCTTAACCCGGGGCTAAAGTATCCTCAGGCTGTGGAATATATGGCCAGACTTGCTTATCCTGAGGCTTTTGCCGATGGACAGTAAACAGGACAGCGCCGTCCGGCGCTTGCTGGGGATTTCTATAAACAGGACAGCCTGGCGGCTGTTGGTTTTGACCGTGTTTGCGCTGATGGCCGTTGGCGGCATTGTGATAA
This genomic interval from Dendrosporobacter quercicolus contains the following:
- a CDS encoding FeoB small GTPase domain-containing protein; the encoded protein is MSICPASRQRVLREHFGILPAEGQLVVALAGNPNVGKSTVFNALTGLRQHTGNWPGKTVDNAQGTFTYRNQDFLLVDLPGTYSILAHTVEEEVARDFICFGQPDVTLVILDATCLERNLNLALQVMEITPNVVVCVNLIDEAKKKNIQVDIAALEQELGVPVIAAAARSKEGLDDLLAALYEVASGARQTSPRQISYSPEVETALLLLLPKIECLIYSKLPARWIALRLLDGDQSFVDSISCHLELNRRPANREAAG
- the cobI gene encoding precorrin-2 C(20)-methyltransferase, translated to MSGVFYGVGVGPGDPELLTVKAIKAIEAADVIIAPKTEKKEGSVALTIASPYLKPDVEILTQVFPMVSDTEILTEAWASNKQTILTLLAAGKKVVFLTLGDPMFYSTYIYVFRLLGDSGYPIETIPGITAFCAIGSKLGYPLVEGNNILSIIPATIEQDKLDKALALSDNVVLMKVYKNYQDVVAKLKRHQLADNAVMISRCGLPGEEVVHELHTAGDKKINYLSTILARRI
- a CDS encoding heavy metal translocating P-type ATPase codes for the protein MSERTGRAVSFAEKEQAADRGCCGPEHGHFHAHDHCHEEESQASDEGCCGHGHSHSHGHDHSRQEESQVSAAGCCGHGHSHAHGQEAGISGNHAPGHPANCECEICHPHADYCDICGESLGNCTCRMPDEDCVKKVYLLQNLGCANCAAKMEYKIRELPGVKYAVVSFVTKQLRLSAADHENILPQIQAICSEIEPDVKVLARKESVSAGLQTKTYLLENLGCANCAAKMEERINALEGVAQATITYATKQLRVIAKSPDELLAAMQEICTAVEAGVRIVERAPKGKPGEAADAVSAQGQTPAFSEEKRALLEIGAGAGLFILAQFVGAVPEPALVPLFVLAYVILGGRIVLTALKNLTRGHIFDENFLMTIATLGAFAIKEFPEAVGVMLFYRIGEYFEHKAVAKSRGQIMDAVDMRPEVVNLLIGEEVRIKHAEEIHVGDILLVRPGDRIPLDGVVIEGESRIDTSPVTGEPVPVRVTFGDNVTSGCLNTSGALKIRVEKILEESMVSRILDAVENAAANKPQIERFITRFARVYTPVVVAGAAATAIIPSLVTGNWDYWIYTALTFLVISCPCALVLSVPLSFFAGIGAGSKKGILFKGGASLEAMRQVKAVVMDKTGTITQGNFIVQSVVPAADIDADLLLALGASSELSSNHPIAVSITEAAKEKGLALERPSAVEEIAGKGVKATVEAGEVLCGSRRLMDMFHVSLAEYQGKQFGTEVFVAVNGKFAGYILIADTIKEDAPAAIAAIKKLGIITAMLTGDSESEAQAVAAATGIDDVRAKLLPQDKLAQLEQLRSQYGDVMFVGDGINDAPVLAGANVGAAMGSGADAAIEAADVVFMTSQVQAIPEALEISRSTNRIAWQNVTVALAVKGLVMVLGLAGFASMWMAVFADTGVSILCVLNSMRLLYGGK
- a CDS encoding ABC transporter substrate-binding protein, translated to MLVTKFTKLLVVGLALAAVLTGCGRSPAPETGGNRTASPPFLSLTDDVGRAVALPRQPEKIIVLSASFLDLLSAVDGKVIGRPSSKTGEIPAAAQSAEEIGYVYNINIEKVVALQPDLVIAYQGIHEKLLPILESNQIPVMMVRMRTYQDVVDKLKLFGRIAGSGGKGEALAGQLEEQRAALLDKVPERAVKVAILHATAKNVTVELENSIAGSIAQQLRLRNVATGSRPLESDPDATPYSLEKLVEADPDMIFVVTMGQAEDIEKRMKADVESNPAWSALAAVQNKQVFFLPQELFLLNPGLKYPQAVEYMARLAYPEAFADGQ
- a CDS encoding FeoA family protein, with the translated sequence MNAKHPIALSALTAGESCRVAAIELHGLLRRRILDMGMVPGTAVECIRRSPSGDPIAFKVRDSVIALRHEDATQIKVYLVQQEGLQ
- a CDS encoding sirohydrochlorin cobaltochelatase, whose translation is MKNLMRFSLSIALLCAVVFGFGAISATAVEAASKKAIVVTSFGTTFDDQRRDSIESVENKIKTGFPDYEVRRAFTSKIVMKRLAERGIYVDSLEQALEKLRQEGYKEVVVQPTLFTPGEEYDNKIVAVVHQYAHAFDKLVVGRPAVTFTGAHGTPNDYAIAAKALKTQLPVLQLADRAVVFMGHGSPNHVNPVYSRLQEQLDAAGANAVIGVVEPTGPTIEDVQASLKERGVKRVILMPLMVVAGDHANNDMAGDEEDSWKNILLADGYQVSVYVHGLGENAAFQDIYVQHVRDAVYGNYQKAHHGSKK
- a CDS encoding nucleoside recognition domain-containing protein, whose product is MKVQPITTLAEVCLEAECIRLRNDNKLGDKIVTDIYANAEAIAAKTVTKPPAAKGWDTRIDDVLTSRLFGYPIMLALLGTVFWITIEGANVFSAMLATVLFGLQDVLTGCFQAVNAPAWLHGVLVLGLYRGLAWVVSVMLPPMAIFFPLFTLLEDLGYLPRVAFNLDSIFKKCKACGKQILTMCMGFGCNAAGIVSCRIIDSPRERLIAIITNNFVPCNGRFPTLIAIAAIFVGGTFAEEYTTQITALMITGLVLLGVLITFAVSWLLSHTILKGQASSMVLELPPYRRPQFGAVFYRSLIDRTLFVLKRAVIMAAPAGALTWALANIYIGDASILLHLAGFLQPLAYAIGLDGFILLAFILGLPANEIVVPILLMSYLSTGYIIEVESLAELRAIFISHGWTWLTALCTMLFCLLHWPCTTALLSAYKESGSAKWTFLTFLLPAVTGLTVCFVIAQTARLLGLA
- a CDS encoding metal-dependent transcriptional regulator, whose amino-acid sequence is MLSPSLEDYLEEIYRLSLTTETVRVTDISRKLRVSTPSVTKAMRRLLAKGFITHQKYGLIGVTEKGRIMGSFLIERNQTLQEFLMLIRVHCDISAEAESIEHYLSNSTIDSFKSLGLFMQNNPDVYKRYLEFMESPTAPAEASPVEAGIVPDDTGDDSA